One part of the Anaerolineae bacterium genome encodes these proteins:
- a CDS encoding Redox-active disulfide protein 2, with translation MITVKVLGTGCANCKKVEGIVRKVINEMGFEAEVVKVTDYNEIMQYPILSTPGLVINEKLVCSGRIPNQAEVTTWLADAVMGQEKAA, from the coding sequence ATGATTACGGTCAAGGTGTTAGGCACCGGCTGTGCAAATTGTAAAAAGGTTGAAGGCATTGTGCGTAAGGTCATCAATGAGATGGGCTTTGAGGCCGAAGTCGTCAAAGTAACCGACTACAACGAAATTATGCAGTATCCCATTCTTTCCACACCAGGGCTGGTGATTAATGAAAAGCTAGTCTGCTCTGGACGCATTCCGAACCAGGCAGAAGTCACCACCTGGCTTGCGGATGCGGTTATGGGGCAGGAAAAAGCCGCCTAA
- a CDS encoding Positive regulator of CheA protein activity (CheW) produces MSERKKKVEAALDKLFSTSKSKTAAPQSSSTEVAAEASSPATETQPVPPVSKRKPSPSNPPSSPAPEAATPQSLASEVQAAEEARIEEVGSAKGEAKPAQPISASTPPGGNQPIPISPASSEASFSKSAPSTPVPSEVKKTAGDGRSTGDESEFSFTREAASEEICQLVIFTLAGESFGLPIDRVESIIKPQAITVVPHARPYVVGVTNLRGTVLPVIDLRRRFRLTTAEQSEDQRIVVVLFNEEKIGLMVDSVTQVLRLPRAAIEPPPPLVTAFVQSAFVTGIAKVDERLVILLDLEKVLLPEHGN; encoded by the coding sequence ATGAGCGAACGAAAGAAAAAAGTCGAAGCTGCTCTCGACAAGTTGTTTTCCACCTCAAAATCGAAGACCGCCGCTCCGCAAAGTTCCTCAACCGAAGTTGCCGCCGAAGCCTCATCGCCCGCGACGGAAACGCAGCCAGTTCCGCCCGTTAGCAAGAGGAAACCATCCCCTAGCAACCCACCTTCATCTCCTGCACCAGAAGCCGCTACCCCGCAGTCTCTTGCAAGTGAGGTGCAGGCGGCTGAAGAAGCGCGCATCGAAGAAGTCGGTTCTGCAAAGGGCGAAGCAAAGCCTGCCCAGCCAATTTCTGCCTCCACTCCTCCTGGAGGCAATCAACCCATCCCGATTTCCCCAGCCTCTTCAGAAGCCAGCTTTTCGAAATCTGCTCCTTCTACTCCGGTTCCATCGGAGGTCAAGAAAACGGCAGGCGATGGTCGCTCTACAGGTGATGAAAGTGAATTCTCCTTTACTCGGGAAGCTGCCTCCGAAGAGATCTGTCAACTGGTGATCTTTACCCTGGCTGGTGAGTCTTTCGGCTTACCCATCGATCGGGTAGAAAGCATCATCAAACCCCAAGCCATTACGGTTGTCCCTCATGCCCGTCCTTATGTGGTCGGCGTGACCAACCTGCGCGGCACTGTCTTGCCGGTGATCGACTTGCGCCGCCGTTTCCGCTTAACCACCGCTGAACAAAGCGAAGATCAGCGCATTGTGGTGGTCCTGTTCAACGAGGAAAAGATCGGATTAATGGTCGATTCGGTCACCCAGGTTTTACGCCTGCCTCGGGCGGCGATCGAACCACCTCCGCCGCTCGTGACCGCTTTTGTCCAATCAGCTTTCGTTACCGGCATTGCGAAAGTGGATGAACGGCTGGTGATCCTGTTGGACCTGGAGAAAGTGCTGCTCCCTGAGCATGGAAATTGA
- a CDS encoding Alkyldihydroxyacetonephosphate synthase — MRRWNGWGDESVHYPLGETARRYLREQLGEGATIADVSLEAALASLPASRLPHHPLVSDQPLERLLHARGQSLPDWIALRSGRIAAYPDGVATPASEDNVRQLLIFAHQVGATLIPYGGGTSVVGHINPLPAGAPVLTVDLSRLNSLLHFDPLSHLAEFGAGVKGPDLEAQLNAQGFTLGHFPQSFELSSLGGWIATRSSGQQSLYYGRIENLFAGGHLETPQGSLDILPLPASAAGPDLRHLVLGSEGRLGILTRAIVRVRPLPEAEAFYGVFFPHWQAGIGAVRSLVQAGVGLSMLRLSDAVETQSTLALSGKDRLLPWLERGLRWLGYPAERCLLILGVSGSRSNVKLLTRQALALCREWGGLFTGATIGKTWQKSRFLTPYLRNTLWELGYATDTLETAVPWSKVEAAARAILDALRSGLQAENERVLAFIHLSHVYRDGASLYATYLFRRSGDPDHDLARWQTLKAAASQAILAWGGTISHQHGVGLDHLPYLQNEKGALGIEVLRAVGRALDPQGILNPGKLWSQE, encoded by the coding sequence ATGCGCCGTTGGAATGGCTGGGGAGACGAATCGGTCCATTATCCTCTGGGAGAGACTGCGCGGCGGTATCTGCGGGAGCAATTAGGGGAGGGCGCTACTATCGCAGATGTTTCGTTGGAGGCTGCGCTTGCCAGCTTGCCTGCCAGCCGCCTGCCGCACCACCCCTTGGTCTCCGATCAGCCGTTGGAGCGCCTGCTGCACGCCCGCGGCCAAAGCCTGCCGGATTGGATCGCCCTGCGTAGCGGGCGTATTGCGGCATATCCCGATGGCGTGGCAACTCCCGCTTCGGAGGACAACGTGCGCCAGTTGTTGATTTTTGCCCATCAGGTTGGCGCAACGTTAATTCCTTACGGCGGTGGAACGAGCGTGGTTGGACATATCAATCCACTCCCTGCGGGTGCCCCCGTCTTGACGGTTGACCTTTCACGCCTGAACAGCCTGCTGCACTTCGATCCGCTCAGTCATCTGGCTGAGTTCGGCGCTGGCGTGAAGGGACCTGACCTGGAAGCTCAATTGAACGCGCAGGGATTTACGCTCGGGCATTTTCCTCAATCCTTCGAGCTTTCCAGCCTGGGTGGGTGGATCGCCACCCGCTCCAGCGGTCAGCAATCCCTGTACTACGGGCGGATTGAAAACCTGTTTGCCGGCGGTCACCTGGAAACACCGCAGGGCTCTCTGGACATCCTCCCCTTGCCAGCCAGCGCGGCCGGACCAGACCTGCGCCATCTGGTCCTGGGCAGCGAAGGGCGGTTGGGTATACTCACGCGCGCCATCGTGCGTGTCCGCCCCCTACCCGAGGCGGAAGCCTTTTATGGCGTGTTTTTCCCGCACTGGCAAGCCGGCATTGGAGCAGTCCGTAGCCTGGTGCAGGCAGGGGTTGGGCTATCGATGCTGCGTTTGAGCGATGCTGTCGAAACCCAAAGCACCCTGGCCCTCTCGGGCAAGGATCGCCTGTTGCCCTGGCTTGAGCGTGGCTTGCGCTGGTTGGGGTATCCTGCCGAGCGCTGTTTGCTCATCTTGGGCGTGAGCGGCAGCCGCAGCAATGTGAAACTGCTCACCCGCCAGGCTCTCGCCCTCTGCCGCGAATGGGGCGGCTTGTTCACCGGCGCAACGATCGGCAAGACCTGGCAAAAAAGCCGCTTTCTCACGCCGTACCTGCGCAATACCTTATGGGAACTTGGGTATGCCACCGATACACTGGAAACAGCCGTGCCGTGGTCGAAGGTCGAAGCCGCTGCCCGGGCGATCCTGGATGCCTTGAGGAGCGGATTACAGGCAGAGAATGAGCGGGTGCTGGCGTTTATTCACCTCTCGCATGTCTATCGGGACGGCGCCAGCCTCTACGCCACCTACCTGTTTCGGCGCAGCGGCGACCCCGATCATGACCTGGCGCGCTGGCAAACCCTCAAAGCGGCTGCCAGTCAGGCAATCCTTGCCTGGGGCGGCACCATCAGCCATCAACACGGAGTGGGGCTGGATCATCTTCCCTATCTGCAAAACGAAAAAGGCGCCCTGGGGATCGAGGTCCTGCGTGCCGTTGGTCGGGCATTGGATCCGCAAGGCATCCTGAATCCGGGCAAGCTTTGGAGCCAGGAATGA
- a CDS encoding Geranylgeranyl-diphosphate geranylgeranyl-transferase codes for MTYFGFLLRFLVLPILVMLFIVLRDERRKPPMQHFQNGRMVWGIIALHIALAVVYTTPWDNYLVASGVWTYNPALVSGIVLGYVPLEEYLFFVLETFLAGLWWWFLARRLPEPPAFKPSVRGRWIAFAALFIGWIVSAYLLFFDQLRWTYLSIILFWALPAIFPQFLIGADILWHYRRLVGLGILIPGAYLSLMDIVALRATTWSISKLHTTGVLFFGILPLEEVVFFFITNVLIIFGMTLMLSNLCRERFFAWKARRFRGFP; via the coding sequence ATGACCTATTTTGGCTTTTTGTTGCGCTTTCTGGTCTTGCCCATTCTGGTTATGCTCTTCATCGTCTTACGCGATGAACGGCGCAAGCCGCCGATGCAACATTTTCAAAACGGGCGAATGGTGTGGGGCATTATCGCCCTGCATATTGCCCTGGCGGTGGTTTATACCACCCCCTGGGATAACTACCTGGTGGCAAGCGGCGTGTGGACGTACAACCCAGCTCTGGTGAGCGGGATTGTGCTGGGCTATGTCCCCCTGGAGGAATATCTCTTCTTTGTGCTGGAGACGTTTCTGGCAGGGTTGTGGTGGTGGTTTCTGGCGCGCCGGCTCCCCGAACCGCCTGCTTTCAAACCGTCTGTCAGGGGACGGTGGATTGCTTTTGCGGCGCTCTTTATAGGATGGATCGTCAGTGCCTATCTGCTCTTTTTCGATCAACTGCGCTGGACCTACCTGAGCATCATTCTCTTTTGGGCACTGCCGGCAATCTTTCCTCAATTTCTGATCGGCGCAGATATCCTCTGGCACTATCGCCGTCTGGTTGGCCTGGGCATCCTGATCCCGGGCGCCTATCTATCGCTGATGGACATCGTCGCCCTGCGCGCCACCACCTGGTCAATCTCCAAACTGCATACAACCGGGGTGCTCTTCTTTGGCATCCTGCCTCTTGAAGAGGTGGTTTTCTTTTTCATCACCAATGTCCTGATCATCTTCGGCATGACTTTGATGCTATCCAACCTGTGTCGGGAACGCTTCTTTGCCTGGAAAGCAAGGCGCTTTCGGGGCTTCCCTTAG
- a CDS encoding Aerobic glycerol-3-phosphate dehydrogenase: MRHPQNREQLWQQLSQPWDLIIIGGGITGAGILREATRVGLRALLIEADDFAAGTSSRSSKLVHGGFRYLKNAQLKMTLTSVRERERLLQEGRGLITQLGFLFVHYQRDRFPPWLFGMGLALYDLLAMRWNHRYYDAYDILELSPYLKSEGLIGGYRYFDAQTDDARLVLRLLQEACEEGGCALNYCRAIEFLRHQNGRVCGVAIRDEAPQQQGRTAEIQAKVVINASGAWADELRAKIGAQPRLRRLRGSHLILPRQRLPIQRAVTFLHPRDRRPVFALPWEGVTLFGTTDVDHQETLHVDAKISPQEVDYLLSALQEVFPVLELSVKDIQATFAGVRAVVDTGKADPSKESREHVLWLENGLLTVSGGKLTTFRLMAHDALRAVAALLGSSQTYHARQRVLDEAGLSVLAEQNLPPASRLRLVGRYGTRAAGLLKIAREGELEPIADTPALWAELRWAARCEAVFHLDDLLLRRVRLGLLLPQGGRDLMPRIRETVQEELGWSDARWEAEVSAYQDLWKTCYGVPGK, translated from the coding sequence ATGAGGCATCCCCAAAACCGAGAGCAACTCTGGCAGCAATTGAGCCAGCCCTGGGATTTGATCATCATCGGCGGTGGCATCACCGGGGCCGGCATCTTGCGCGAAGCCACACGGGTGGGCTTGCGCGCCCTGCTGATTGAGGCAGATGATTTTGCAGCCGGCACCTCCAGCCGCTCCTCCAAGCTGGTGCATGGCGGCTTTCGCTATTTGAAAAACGCTCAATTGAAGATGACCCTGACCTCCGTGCGCGAGCGCGAACGCCTGTTACAGGAGGGACGCGGTTTGATCACCCAGCTTGGCTTTTTGTTTGTGCACTATCAGCGCGATCGCTTTCCGCCGTGGTTGTTTGGGATGGGGCTGGCGCTGTATGATTTGCTCGCCATGCGCTGGAATCACCGCTACTACGATGCCTATGACATTCTGGAACTCAGTCCTTATCTGAAAAGCGAGGGATTGATCGGCGGCTACCGCTATTTTGACGCCCAAACCGATGATGCTCGCCTGGTCTTGCGCCTGCTGCAAGAAGCCTGTGAGGAAGGCGGTTGCGCCTTGAATTATTGTCGGGCAATCGAATTCTTGCGCCACCAGAATGGTCGGGTGTGCGGTGTCGCCATTCGGGATGAAGCTCCTCAGCAGCAAGGGCGCACGGCAGAAATTCAAGCCAAAGTGGTCATCAACGCCAGCGGCGCCTGGGCGGATGAGTTGCGGGCGAAAATCGGCGCTCAACCCCGTCTGCGCAGACTGCGGGGGAGTCATTTGATCCTGCCTCGCCAGCGTCTACCGATTCAGCGCGCCGTAACCTTTCTGCACCCCCGTGACCGTCGCCCGGTCTTTGCTCTGCCGTGGGAGGGGGTGACCCTGTTTGGCACCACCGATGTTGACCATCAGGAAACCCTGCACGTAGACGCAAAAATCAGTCCACAAGAGGTGGATTATTTACTCTCGGCATTACAGGAGGTCTTTCCCGTTCTGGAATTAAGTGTGAAAGACATCCAGGCAACCTTTGCCGGTGTGCGCGCCGTGGTGGATACGGGCAAAGCCGACCCCTCGAAAGAATCGCGCGAGCATGTCTTGTGGCTGGAGAACGGCCTGCTCACGGTGAGCGGCGGGAAGTTGACCACCTTTCGCCTGATGGCACACGATGCTCTGCGGGCGGTCGCTGCTCTCCTGGGCTCTTCGCAAACCTATCACGCTCGCCAACGGGTGCTCGATGAGGCGGGTCTGTCTGTCCTCGCCGAACAAAACCTGCCGCCAGCCAGCCGTTTGCGGCTGGTGGGCAGATATGGGACGCGCGCTGCCGGGCTGTTGAAGATCGCCAGAGAGGGCGAACTTGAGCCGATTGCCGATACCCCCGCGCTTTGGGCAGAGTTGCGCTGGGCGGCGCGCTGCGAAGCCGTTTTTCACCTGGATGACTTACTCTTGCGCCGCGTGCGCCTGGGTTTATTGCTGCCGCAGGGAGGCCGCGACCTGATGCCCCGCATTCGAGAGACGGTGCAGGAAGAGCTCGGCTGGAGCGACGCCCGTTGGGAAGCTGAAGTCAGCGCCTATCAAGACTTATGGAAAACCTGTTATGGAGTGCCAGGCAAATGA
- a CDS encoding Glycerol kinase: protein MSDQDLLLAIDQGTQSARALLFDPQGQLVAKARIPIEPYFSQQPGWAEQHPQVFWEAICQACQKLWHAPDELRAGENLAHLRQRIAAVALTTQRATVINLDRNGQPLRPAILWLDQRRTAGLKPIGGWWGLAFRLAGLTQTVAYLQAEAEANWIATHQPEIWEQTAKYVLLSGYLTYRLTDQLVDSVACQVGYIPFDYKRFGWADRRDWKWLALPLKPSMLVELKPPASLLGEITPAAAAASGIPAGLPLIAAGADKACEVIGAGCLQPDVACLSYGTTATINTTHRKYIEAIPLIPPYPSAIPGAYNLEIQIYRGFWMVSWFKQEFGQHEQRLAEQQGMQAEELFDSLVQAVPPGCEGLVLQPYWSPGLRFPGPEARGAVIGFRDAHTRAHLYRAILEGLAYALREGSERIGKRSGVPIRELRIAGGGSQSRAAMQITADIFGLTTARPHVYEASGLGAAIDAAVGVGIHPDFDTAIREMTHLGETFDPNPERHEQYNEIYQRVYLQIYNRLRPLYEALQHLS, encoded by the coding sequence ATGAGTGATCAAGACCTGCTTCTCGCTATTGACCAGGGGACGCAAAGCGCAAGAGCCTTGCTGTTCGATCCGCAAGGACAACTGGTTGCCAAAGCTCGCATCCCCATCGAACCGTATTTTTCGCAGCAGCCAGGCTGGGCAGAGCAACACCCGCAGGTTTTCTGGGAAGCAATCTGTCAAGCCTGCCAGAAGCTCTGGCACGCGCCGGACGAATTGCGCGCCGGGGAAAACCTGGCTCACCTGCGCCAGCGGATTGCTGCGGTTGCCCTGACCACCCAACGCGCCACGGTGATCAACCTGGATCGCAATGGACAACCCTTGCGTCCGGCGATTCTGTGGCTCGACCAGCGGCGCACCGCAGGTTTGAAGCCCATTGGCGGCTGGTGGGGGCTTGCCTTTCGTCTTGCCGGACTGACCCAAACGGTTGCCTATTTGCAAGCCGAAGCGGAAGCCAACTGGATTGCCACCCACCAACCCGAAATCTGGGAACAAACGGCAAAATATGTCCTGCTCTCCGGCTACCTGACCTATCGGTTGACCGATCAACTGGTCGACTCGGTCGCCTGTCAGGTTGGCTATATCCCTTTTGATTACAAACGCTTTGGCTGGGCAGATCGCCGCGATTGGAAATGGCTGGCTTTGCCCCTCAAACCTTCGATGTTAGTGGAGCTAAAGCCACCCGCCAGCTTGCTGGGCGAAATCACGCCTGCCGCTGCCGCAGCCAGCGGCATCCCGGCCGGCTTACCGCTGATCGCCGCCGGGGCAGATAAGGCTTGCGAAGTGATCGGCGCTGGCTGTTTGCAACCAGATGTCGCCTGCCTGAGCTATGGCACCACCGCCACCATCAACACCACACATCGCAAATACATCGAGGCGATTCCCCTCATCCCACCGTATCCTTCGGCGATCCCTGGCGCTTACAATCTCGAAATCCAGATTTACCGCGGCTTCTGGATGGTGAGCTGGTTCAAACAGGAATTTGGACAACACGAACAACGTCTGGCGGAGCAACAGGGTATGCAAGCCGAGGAACTTTTCGACTCCCTGGTGCAGGCTGTCCCACCGGGTTGTGAGGGATTGGTACTGCAACCCTACTGGTCACCCGGTCTGCGTTTTCCGGGTCCGGAAGCGCGCGGCGCCGTCATTGGATTCCGCGATGCCCACACCCGCGCCCATCTCTACCGGGCGATTCTGGAAGGTCTGGCGTATGCTTTGCGCGAAGGCTCCGAGCGGATCGGCAAACGCAGCGGGGTGCCGATTCGCGAATTGCGCATTGCCGGGGGTGGCAGTCAGAGCCGGGCGGCGATGCAGATCACCGCCGATATTTTCGGCTTAACAACCGCCCGCCCGCATGTTTACGAAGCTTCTGGACTGGGGGCAGCCATTGATGCAGCGGTCGGGGTCGGGATTCACCCCGATTTTGATACAGCCATCCGCGAGATGACTCACCTGGGCGAGACCTTCGACCCCAATCCCGAACGCCATGAACAGTATAATGAGATTTACCAACGCGTTTATTTACAAATATACAACCGCCTGCGCCCGCTGTACGAGGCGTTGCAACATCTCAGTTAG
- a CDS encoding Leukocyte elastase inhibitor (LEI) (Serpin B1) (Leukocyte neutral proteinase inhibitor) (LNPI) → MKNSLSYLLAAVLTLSLFACAAPPLTPPQVVRAEVAQSDKPRNLSPNVPSEDLARLVSGNTAFALSLYRLLSAENSGNLFYSPYSISVALAMTYAGARGETAQQMASALHFSLPQERLHPAFNALDQQLTNLAEEGQEEEGQGFRLRIANALWGQQGFEFLSEFLDTLAQNYGAGMRLVDFSADPEAARQRINQWVSDQTEQKIKNLIPQGALDPLTRLVLTNAIYFNAAWQYPFQEGATTDEPFFLLNGEKVEVPMMKLSKSLLYAEDAHYQLVSLPYEGGNIEMIVILPAEGQFEAIQAKIDPDWLTSALDRRGSRTVNLNMPKFKVESDFSLVDALSALGMPAAFQPDQADFSGMDGRKDLYIGEVLHKAYVNVDEAGTEAAAATAVIMELAAAMPEQPVIMSINRPFLFLIREVQSGTILFMGQVTQP, encoded by the coding sequence ATGAAAAACAGCCTTTCATACTTACTCGCCGCGGTCCTGACGCTGAGTCTCTTTGCTTGCGCCGCTCCACCGCTGACTCCGCCTCAGGTGGTGCGAGCCGAGGTAGCCCAATCCGACAAACCGCGTAATCTTTCGCCGAATGTCCCCTCCGAAGATCTTGCCAGGCTTGTTTCCGGCAATACGGCTTTTGCGCTGAGTCTTTACCGCTTGCTAAGCGCTGAAAACAGCGGCAACCTCTTTTATTCCCCCTATAGCATCTCGGTTGCCCTGGCAATGACGTATGCCGGCGCGCGGGGGGAGACCGCCCAACAGATGGCAAGCGCCCTGCACTTCAGTCTGCCGCAGGAGCGCCTTCATCCAGCCTTCAACGCTCTGGATCAACAGCTGACCAACCTGGCAGAAGAGGGGCAGGAAGAAGAAGGACAGGGCTTCCGCTTACGGATCGCTAACGCCCTATGGGGGCAACAAGGCTTTGAATTCCTGAGCGAATTCCTGGATACCCTTGCCCAAAACTATGGCGCCGGCATGCGGCTGGTGGATTTCAGCGCCGACCCCGAAGCAGCGCGTCAACGCATCAATCAATGGGTCAGCGACCAGACAGAACAGAAGATCAAGAACCTGATCCCGCAAGGCGCTCTTGACCCATTAACGCGCCTGGTGCTGACCAATGCCATCTATTTCAACGCTGCCTGGCAATACCCCTTCCAGGAGGGAGCCACAACCGATGAGCCTTTCTTCCTGCTGAACGGTGAGAAGGTCGAGGTGCCCATGATGAAGTTAAGTAAATCGCTCCTCTACGCTGAGGATGCGCACTATCAGTTGGTGTCCTTGCCCTACGAAGGGGGGAACATTGAAATGATCGTGATCTTACCTGCAGAGGGGCAGTTCGAAGCAATCCAGGCGAAGATTGACCCTGACTGGCTCACCAGTGCTTTAGATCGGCGCGGATCGCGCACGGTCAATTTGAATATGCCGAAATTCAAGGTTGAATCGGATTTCAGTCTGGTGGATGCCCTGTCTGCCCTGGGTATGCCGGCGGCGTTCCAACCGGATCAGGCTGATTTCTCCGGCATGGATGGGAGAAAAGACCTGTACATCGGCGAGGTACTGCACAAAGCGTATGTCAACGTGGATGAAGCCGGCACGGAAGCGGCTGCTGCCACGGCGGTGATCATGGAATTGGCCGCTGCCATGCCTGAGCAACCCGTCATCATGTCCATCAACCGCCCATTTCTGTTCCTGATCCGCGAAGTGCAAAGCGGGACAATTCTGTTTATGGGACAGGTGACCCAGCCCTGA
- a CDS encoding Chromosome (plasmid) partitioning protein ParA, producing MTVILAVSNQKGGVAKTTSCLSLGACLAELGWRTLVVDLDPQGHLSLAAGVDPDELEVSVVDLLLSDLPRAESQSLLLPTVMRNLDLLPADLRLATVEQRLSERERYEYTLLHGLQSLSPLKREGESLAQEKYDAILIDCPPSLGMLTILALTAAQWALIPVQCEYFASRGLLRLLDVIDAVRQHTNPSLDYFIFTTLFDVRNAISRRVHEELQEHFEGHLLQTVIRLDTRLRESAMTGEPVILYAPRTRASQEYRALARELVERLPQKEHIQ from the coding sequence ATGACCGTGATCCTGGCTGTGAGCAACCAGAAAGGAGGCGTCGCCAAGACGACCTCTTGTCTTTCACTCGGCGCCTGTCTGGCTGAGCTTGGTTGGCGCACATTGGTGGTTGATTTAGACCCGCAGGGACATCTCAGCCTTGCCGCAGGAGTTGACCCGGATGAATTGGAGGTCAGCGTCGTCGATCTCTTGCTCTCCGATCTGCCCCGGGCTGAGTCTCAATCCCTGCTTCTGCCCACCGTCATGAGGAATCTGGACTTGTTGCCCGCCGACCTGCGTCTGGCAACGGTTGAGCAGAGATTGAGCGAGAGAGAGAGGTATGAATATACCCTTTTACACGGTTTACAAAGTTTATCGCCGCTTAAACGGGAGGGTGAAAGCCTGGCGCAAGAGAAATATGATGCCATCCTGATCGATTGTCCTCCCTCGCTGGGGATGCTCACCATTCTAGCCCTGACCGCCGCCCAATGGGCGTTGATCCCGGTGCAATGTGAATATTTTGCCTCGCGGGGCTTGTTGCGCCTGTTAGATGTCATCGATGCCGTGCGGCAACACACCAACCCCTCCCTTGATTATTTCATTTTTACCACCCTGTTCGATGTCCGCAATGCCATCTCACGCCGTGTCCACGAGGAATTACAAGAACATTTCGAAGGGCATCTCCTTCAAACCGTCATTCGACTGGACACGCGCCTGCGCGAAAGCGCAATGACCGGTGAGCCGGTGATCTTATACGCACCGCGCACGCGCGCCAGTCAGGAGTATCGCGCCCTCGCCCGAGAACTCGTCGAACGCCTCCCACAGAAGGAGCATATCCAATGA
- a CDS encoding Galactose-1-phosphate uridylyltransferase, with protein sequence MEIELRQLPHRRYNPLSGEWILVSPQRALRPWQGQVERVTEARRPTYDPQCYLCPRNLRANGDRNPNYRHTFVFVNDFSALLPDTPRQEVEEHPLLRAVTMPGECRVICFSPRHDLSLAEMEVEDIRRVIDVWIEQTSDLGKRFRWVQIFENKGEIMGCSNPHPHGQVWALDALPNEVMKEHRQQTQYYQEHQRSLLLDYLSAEQQRAERIVVENEYWLVATPFWAIWPFETLLIPKIPLLRLTDLKKPHRWTLAEILKRLLTAYDRLFSISFPYSMGWHGAPFIEESVLGWQLHAHFYPPLLRSATVKKFMVGFEMLAEAQRDITPEQAAERLREVLPF encoded by the coding sequence ATGGAAATTGAACTGCGTCAACTCCCTCATCGCCGCTACAACCCGCTGAGTGGTGAGTGGATTTTGGTATCCCCTCAGCGCGCCTTACGACCGTGGCAGGGTCAGGTCGAACGGGTGACAGAAGCCAGACGTCCAACCTATGATCCGCAATGTTACCTCTGCCCACGCAACCTGCGCGCAAACGGCGACCGGAATCCCAATTACCGCCATACATTTGTGTTCGTCAACGATTTCAGCGCCCTGTTGCCCGATACACCTCGCCAGGAGGTTGAAGAGCATCCCCTGCTGCGTGCCGTGACCATGCCGGGCGAGTGTCGCGTCATCTGCTTCTCGCCACGCCACGATTTGAGCCTGGCTGAAATGGAAGTGGAAGATATTCGCCGCGTGATCGATGTCTGGATTGAACAAACCAGCGATCTGGGCAAACGCTTTCGCTGGGTGCAGATCTTTGAAAACAAAGGGGAGATCATGGGGTGTTCCAATCCTCACCCGCACGGACAGGTGTGGGCATTGGATGCTCTGCCCAATGAGGTGATGAAGGAACATCGCCAGCAAACGCAATATTATCAAGAACATCAGCGTTCGCTTTTATTAGATTATCTTTCTGCCGAGCAACAACGCGCCGAGCGCATCGTGGTTGAAAACGAATACTGGCTGGTGGCGACTCCTTTCTGGGCGATCTGGCCCTTCGAGACGCTGCTCATCCCCAAAATTCCTCTCCTGCGTCTGACCGACCTCAAAAAACCACACCGCTGGACTCTGGCAGAGATTTTAAAGCGTTTACTGACCGCTTACGATCGGCTTTTTAGCATCTCTTTTCCTTACTCCATGGGATGGCACGGCGCGCCGTTCATTGAGGAAAGTGTGTTAGGATGGCAATTGCACGCCCATTTTTACCCGCCCCTCTTACGTTCGGCGACAGTCAAGAAGTTCATGGTCGGTTTTGAGATGCTTGCCGAAGCGCAACGTGACATCACCCCCGAACAGGCGGCCGAACGGTTGCGCGAGGTCTTACCTTTTTAA
- a CDS encoding Membrane-bound lytic murein transglycosylase E, protein MFENSYRIGPKLVFQGVIFGSLIVCLVGFYLTGQMVVPTRAEEIQETPHTPEVLYQIQTDPGLEVSPESSSSEENFECQISERFPEKIRQWCPLITSAASKHNLPPDLIAAVIWIESGGNPRAYSQSGAVGLMQVMPRDGLASQFQCINGPCFANRPSMEELQDPQFNINFGSKMLASLVKKHGNYRDALKAYGPMKVGYSYADKVLSIFKQYGK, encoded by the coding sequence ATGTTCGAGAACTCGTACCGGATCGGTCCAAAACTGGTATTTCAGGGGGTGATCTTCGGCAGTCTTATCGTTTGCCTGGTCGGGTTTTACCTGACCGGTCAGATGGTTGTTCCAACAAGGGCTGAAGAAATTCAGGAAACTCCCCATACTCCCGAGGTCCTCTATCAGATCCAGACTGATCCAGGGCTTGAAGTTTCACCTGAGTCATCTTCGAGTGAGGAAAACTTTGAATGTCAGATCAGCGAGCGGTTTCCTGAAAAAATCCGTCAATGGTGTCCTTTAATCACCTCAGCAGCAAGCAAGCATAATCTGCCTCCGGACCTGATCGCTGCTGTTATCTGGATCGAAAGCGGTGGAAATCCACGCGCTTATTCACAAAGTGGAGCAGTTGGGCTGATGCAGGTAATGCCCCGTGATGGATTGGCAAGCCAGTTTCAATGTATCAATGGACCGTGTTTTGCGAATCGACCTTCAATGGAAGAATTACAAGACCCTCAATTCAATATAAATTTTGGCAGCAAAATGCTAGCCTCTCTGGTAAAGAAGCATGGCAATTATCGCGATGCTCTGAAAGCCTACGGCCCGATGAAGGTGGGCTACTCCTATGCAGATAAGGTATTGAGCATTTTTAAGCAGTATGGAAAATAA